ATTGTTCTGGCTTATTCCAATCATAGGAACAAGCAGGCAGAGAAGGAAAATCTTTCTCATTGTTGTTGTTTTAGAATGTGAATAAAGAGAGGGTCGTGTTGAGATAGGGATGGGAAGAATTATTAAGTTATAGCAATTCCCCGCAAAATCAAAGAAGAAAGATTTGCATTATTTCGTAGAGATAAATGTTCACTAACGGTAAGGGGCAAGGGAAGATATAAGATTTAGTTTTAATCTTTTCGTGCAACACACAACCAATCCCAAGGATGTGGCTCTGCCAGCCATTTGGGTGGATTGTTGAATTCTGTTTTCCAGGTGTAATCGATCTTTTCAACCCTGTCAACAGTGAAGCCATCAAGTTTCAGCAGTAGTTCCAGTTCTTCTTTCAGGTAATGCTTGGTAGGTACATTATCAATATCTGTTACACCTTGTTTAATATTCTTTGCCAGCGCATAAGCTTTCTCTACTGATTCAATTTTTTCTTTATGATCATCATCCACATTCCAGCGGTTAGCAATGATATTGGTGTAGAGTTTTGATTCTAGCGAGGGTACAACAAGGATCAATGTGCCGCCCTGGTTCAAACAAATATTGAGCGATTGAAAAAAATTGATACGCTTTTTTAAATTATCGGTGAGGATGGCGTTAATGCACACAGCCACATCGCATGGAGTAACAGTTATGGCATAAGCACTCATATCCATGCGTTGGTACTCCACGTTGGGGTAGTCTTTACATTTTTCTTTCGCAATGTCGAGATTGATGGCGGAGATATCTGTTGCCACTACATACTTGAATGCTGTGGCGAGTAAAGGGATCCATTTGCCGATGGCGCAACCAATATCTGTAACCGTCTTCTCTTTTGATGCCACTTCTTCAATGGCACCAACGATCTTTCCGCTGGTGTCGTTCTTTAATACATCAAAAATTTCTTCACTGTAGTTAGGTGCAATACGTTCCCAATAATTTCTGTCCATGTTAATAGATAAGTCTTTGGCTAAAGATAATTTTTTGTTGTTGATTGAAATGTATTCAAGTAATTTAACTTCTCAACAAAAAGCCATGAGTTTAATCACAATAAGATATGCAACGCCTGCTGATGCAGAATTAATTGCCGAGATGAGCCGTACTTCTTTTTATGAAGCCTTTGCCAAAGACAATACAAAAGAGGATATGGATATTTTCATGAACGAACAGTTTACAAAAGAAGAGCTGATGAACGAAGTGGAATTGAGCGAAGGAATTTTCATGCTTGCTTATATTGATGAAGAGCCGGTTGGTTATGCACGGCTGCGTTTAAAAAATAGCCTTGCGCATGAACAGGCCATTGAAATTGCAAGGATCTATGCCCTGGATAAAGCGATAGGCAAAGGAGTGGGCAAAGCGTTGATGCAGGAGTGCATTAACAAAGCAATTGAGCTGAAGATGAAATCCATCTGGCTGGGGGTATGGGAAAAAAATGAACGGGCTATTTCGTTCTACCAGCGCTGGGGTTTTGAGCGATTTGGTGAACATCAGTTCCTGTTGGGAACAGATCTGCAAACAGATTGGCTGCTGAAAAAGACTTTATAAATCATCGTATTTTTACGTGACTTTGTAGTGCAACCAATGAAAACCCCAGTAAATACAATCATTTCAGCAAAAAAGCGTTATCTTGTAACACCTCTTTTAACTATTAAAAACCATTTTCTATGAAACGCTTTGAAAAAACAATCCCGATTTACACACGTAAAGATGTTCCGTTTGTGCTTTTTATTGTATGCTTTTCACTAGCACTTATAATTGGCATTTACACCAGTCTTAATTGATAAAATAGTATAGGAACCTTTACCAACTGCATAAAAGACAAGCCCCGTTAATCGGGGCTTTCTTTTTATCCTTTTTTCAGAACGATCTTTTGACCTTCATCTTTCTTGATGGCTTCAAAACTATTGGCCACTTCATTGAACTTATCGGGTGGCACAATGTGTTTGTGCAGTTGTAATTCTGTTGCAATGCTGAGTTTAGTTTTGCTGTCATTCAGCTGAATGCTGTTCTGGTATTTCAGATAGTCGTTACTGATCTCTTTTACCGGAGGCACTGTTTCAGTTAAAAAGCCTTCCGGAAGTTTATAGGTGATGAGGTCGGTTTTAATGTAAGGGTAATCAAACAGGAACTCATGCTTTCTTGTTTCTGCAGGTTTTATTGTTTCATCGTTCAGTTTGTATTGACGGAGCGGATAGAAATGTTTGCTGCCCGCTTTGAAATCATAATACTGGGTATATGCAAGTTTTAGTTCAACAAGATGACCATCGGCAGAATCAGAAAGAATTTTAATCTCAAAGTCGTCAGGTACTTTATAGCCAAAGGCGTTGACCAATGCTTTTTTTGCATCTTCCTTTGTTTGTCCGGAGATATAAGCATTAACATATTCCCAAAACTCGCCTGATACAAAAATGTGGCTTGTAAGCACGGCACCACCGTCATCAAACAACTCTGCATCAGTTTTTGCTATCCATTTATTTTCTTTACTTATGCTTACGGGAGTTTTAACCAATATGCCACCGTTTTCTGTTAATAATAATGCATGCCTGTTCTCCGTAAATGATCCCAGCACACCTGGTATTGTCTGCTTGCTTGTACATTCTAACCAGACTGTGTCTTTTTTTAGTGGGACACAAAGTATAACATGGTTAAACAGGTTTGAAGCAAACATTGGATCTACTGGATATTCATTTCCTCCCGCATTTATTAGCGCTGCATGAGCTTTTATGCCGACAGCCTGCAGCATGTTTTTCATATAATGTGTAAGCCCTTTACAGTCACCATATTTTTTTTGCTCGGCAAATGAAACGGGAAAAGGCTTATAACCTCCAATTCCAAATTGTATGCTTACGTACCTGAAATCGCTTTGCAGGTATCGGTAAAGAATTGCAATCTTATCTTCATCGTTATTTGCATCTTTAATTAAAGACTTAAAAAAATCAATACGCTCTGGTTTAAAAGGGTTTTCTTCTTCATAAAAAGGGTAGGCCCACTTGCCAAATTCTTTCCAGCTTTCAAGTGAGCCGGCATAACCATCATAACTAAACTGAGCAGGTGATACGTCAATCCATGGTAATGTAACCCAGGGGCCATACGTAGCCCTTTCTCTTTCGTGCACTGTACGGTTGCTCAATTCCCAAGTATAAACAGTTTTTTTGCCTTCAGTTATAATTGCAGGGCTTCCTGTGTAATTATAAGCTTTGAATTTAACGGGAACAGTCGATTTTACAACATACCTGCTTTTTTTAAATGATTCGGTTGTGCTGCCAAAAAAAAATGGGTTTATATCAAGTAACGCACTACAGCTTATTTCAAATTCTGTTTCAATAGTGTAAGGTGGATCAGGAACAGGAAAATTAAGTTCATAAGTTTTGTCATCTGTTGCAAGTGTAATACCATCATAAGCACCTTCTAGATTAAAATCTTTCTTTTTATAGCGGGCTATTTCAATCCCCAGATCATTATAAACTTTTATACTGGCTTCTTCGAGTTTGCGTAGCTTATCAACACCTATGCGTAACCTCGAATGCTGTAATGCCTGTTTGGTGAGTGCAGTAATAATGTTGTGCGAACGAATAGTCATTTTTGAAGGTGATTCTATTTCTATAACAGTTTCTTCAAGGTGGTATACCGCATCTGCGTCTTTTTTTAAACTGTCGGGGATAGTTAATGACGAGTAATTCAAGATCGATTGTGACCAGCCTTTTGCACATAGCAATATTAAGGCTACAAGTAAACAGAGTTTTCTCATGGCTTGGCGTTTGTTTTTCTTTTGAATACAATCTGCTCATTCAGCATTTCAAACAGCTTAGTATAAAAAGCTTTAAAATCGGGATATTCATCTGCATAATAAGTTGGGCGTTTTATTTCAAGTGTATAACGCATTGAAATGCTGTTATCATTTTTTGCAACAAAGCGTTGCAGAGAAATGCTTGTATCAGGCATAATCATACGTATGTTCTTTGGTAGCTCTTCCAAGTCGAAACCTGCAGGGAATCGCAGTGTTGTAAACATATTGTAATACTGGACATATCCAAACTCTACATCGGTAAATCGTTTGTCCGATATAAACTCATTTTTTTCGAGTTCCATTAAGAAGTTGGGCGAGTAAAAAAGATAATCGCCACTTGTCGAAAGACTGCCGTGAAACTGTACCAGATTTTCTAAGGGCAGGCTGTCGTTCTTTTCATTTTTATAGGTCAGTGAGTCGAACTGAAATTCTGGATGTGCTGATGAGAAATATTCATCAATATAATTTTTTTCACCCTTTCGTAATGAACGCAAGCGTTCTGTTTTTGCATAATCGTAAGCAACCACATTTGCAGTACCTTGTACCTTGCCCTCGGGTGTAATTTCACCAAGTATAGATGCGACCAAACGGAAGCGATGTTGTATGTCACCTAACGAAACAAATTTTCCTACTTCCTTATCTACCAGGAATCCTTCGGTAAATTGCACATCCCATGGAACAAGAAATGGCGGATTACTGTAATTGGTTGCATCAATAATATATGGGGTTTCATTAATTTCGGTATACACGTAAACATCGTTAAACTGGTAGAGAAACGGGTACGTAACATTTACCTTTCCATTATTTCTTGTGCTTACTAATAATGGATAAGCTTTTAGTCCTGCATCTCGCAGCAGGCTTATAAGCAACAGATTCATATCGGCACTGTTGCCGCTGTGTTTTTCCAATGCATTTTTAATTCCTTCATCTGTTACAAAGTATGATTTGCCGTTCCATGTTACTTCCTTTTTTACAAAATTGAGTATGGTTGTTAATTTTTCGTAAGGGCTACTGATATTTTTTAAACTTGCCGGAAGTTCTGTGTGTTTGTATATGTTCTTTTTTATTTGCATGCCGAAATTTTCATTATCGAGTAATAAATCGGTAAGCAAAGGCCAGGTGGTCATGCGTGGTTGGCCGTTGATGGATCTTAATTGAAAGTCTAGGCGTTGCAGGTAATCCTTGCTTGTGCTCATAAATGGCTCCCTGTCAAGCCCCGGAATATTAGTCATAATAAAACGCTTTGCCTGTCTGATACCTTCTGTTGTCTCTTTTACAGGAAGTGTGCGCCTGATCATGTAGGTGAATTCGAGGTTGTTGGGTATTTCCACGTTGTATTCACTATATCGCACTGGCAGAGTTCTTTGAAAAACCCAATCTTCAATTTCAAGAGAATTACGCTTGCTGTGATCATAACGGTATTCGATTACACTTCCCACTTTAACATTAGGGAGTGTAAACACCTTCATGTCGAAATCCTCATCAAGCTTTTGTTCCATTACCGATTTCTTTTCCATTTTTGTTGCTTCAACCTCACCTGCGGAGTTAAGGTTATAAGTGTAGCCCTCAATGTCACCAATGCGATGTCTGTTACCAACTTTATAAAATGGGATGCGCACATTGGCTAAATCCAGTCCTTTTTCGTTGAGTATTTTTATACGGATCCGGGTGCGTGTTTCATTTACAAAGTCGGATGATGTGAAGTAGTAACGTACTTCAGCAACCTCAAGAAGATATTCGGCAGGAGCACCTTTATCATAACTGCATTCTTGTAATGCAAATTCTTCTTTATCAATTTTTCCAAACGATGCGATTTTTTGTGCAGTGGAGTTGTAAGAAAGACCAAAAAATAGTAGTAGTACAATGATGCCTTTCATGTTGATACGATTTTAGGATATACAATGATAAAACACAATTGCTATTAAATTAAGTATCAGCACAAAAAAATTCCCTCTTATTTCTATTGAATAAGAGGGAATACTTAGCTTAAAAATTTGTCGATCAATACTGCTCTAATCCACTAAAGAAAAAGCTTCCTTCAATTTTTGCATTATCATCACTATCACTTCCATGCACTGCATTTTCGCCAACTGATGTTGCATATAATTTTCTGATAGTTCCTTCATCTGCTTTTGCAGGATCTGTTGCGCCAATAAGTGTGCGGAAAACAGAAACAGCATTGTCTTTTTCAAGGATAGCTGCGATGATAACACCACTGCTCATAAACTCAACCAACTCTCCGTAGAAAGGACGCTCTTTGTGAATTGCATAAAATTCACCTGCAGTTTCTGTAGTGAGTTTTGTTTGCTTAAGCGCTACGATGCGGAAACCTGCTTTAATAATTTTGTCTAAAATAGCACCGGCATGACCGTTCTTCATTGCATCGGGCTTGATCATTGTAAACGTACGATTGCTCATGATTATCTTGTTTTTTGCGGCGCAAAGATAGGGAAGCAGCAGCAAGCTGCAAGGAACAAAGGATAAGAAACAAGGCACAAGGCACAAGGAACAAGAGGAAAAAACCAAAACCCAAAATCCAAACCAAAAAAGCAAATCACACGATTCAAGTTCAGGCACTATCCATTCCATCTACCCATAACTCTTGGCTGAAACTCAGAACTTACAACTCAATACCTCAGAACTTCTGTTGTATAACCCCTAATTCCCAATTACTAATTCCCAATCCCTGTAGTTGCCTTAACCATCAATCAATTCCCCTACATTTGCAACCGCCGTTATGCAAGCAATCAACGAATTATACCCTTTACTGCTCACACCTGCAAAGGTGGTTATTACAACTCATCAGAAACCTGATCCGGATGCGATGGGTTCTTCGCTGGGCTTATACCATTTACTGGTTCAGCTCGGTCACCAGGTGCAGGTAATTTCTCCAACCAATTGGGCGGCTTTCCTCGACTGGATGCCGGGTTCTGAAAAGGTTTTGAACTACGAAATAACTATTGATAAGAGTAATACAATAATAAATGAGGCAGATTGGATCTTTTGCCTCGATTTCAATGCGTTGAACCGTTTGAAACGGATGGCAACAGTGGTGGGTGAGGCGAAAGGCCAGCGTGTGTTGATCGACCATCATCGTGAACCACAAACCGAAGTATTTGCTTACGGGGTGAGTGATGTAACCAAGAGCTCAACCTGTGAGATGATGTACGATTTTATCGTAAAAAGTGGTCATGCAGATAAGCTGAACATGGACATGATGCAGTGCCTTTACGCCGGATTAATTGGCGATACAGGCAGCTTCCGTTTTGCATCAGCCAGTGCTTCTGTATTTGAAATAGTGGCCGATTTTAAACGAAGAGGGCTGGAGCATACTTCGATCCATGAGAATATTTATGATAATTTTCTCGAAAACAGGTTCCGTTTCATAGGGCATGTACTGAGTAATCGTTTAGAGATTGATTACCAATTAAACACGGCTCTTATTTGGGTAACAAAGCAGGATTTGCTCCGCTACCAGATCAAAACCGGCGACACAGAAGGGCTGGTAAATTACCCGCTTGGCATCCAAGGCATAAAATTGGCCTGTATTGTGATAGACAGAGACGAAAAAAGAAAATGGAGCTTCCGCAGCAAAGGTGACTTTGATTGTAATACTTTTGCCCGCACTCATTTTAACGGTGGGGGGCATTTCAATGCGGCCGGCGGCGAAACCGACGACAGCCTTGATACGACCCTCAAGCATTTTAAAGAAGTGATTCATAATTATAAATCGCAGTTAGAAACGTTTTAAAAACAAACAATGAAGACAATTCAATCAATTTTTGTAGCCCTGCTGGCAGTAACGGTGCTGGCGAGTTGCGGTGGCGGTTCCTTTAAAAAGACAAAGGGCGGCTTGCTGTATAAAATAGTTCCCGGAAGTAAAGGGAAAAAAGTATCTGCTGGTAAATTCTTCGAATTACAGTTTGGTGAAACCCGTTACAAGGGTAGTGATAAGGATACGTTGCTTTCCGATCCGGCTAATGTTGGCAGCCAGATCGTTCCTTTTGATTCTGCAACATTACCTCCTGACTATTATGCCATCTTTGCGCAAATGGCAAAAGGCGACAGCGTAATCATTCGTCAATCAACTGACAGTATTATTAAACAAAGCCAGGGCCAAGGATTACCTCCTTTCATCAAGAAGGGCGCATTCATTGTAAGTACGTTTAAAGTGCTTGATGTATTGGATACAAAAGAAGATGCTGACAAAGCAAATCTTGCGATCATGGAAAGAGCAAGAACAAGAGATTCAATCCGTGCAATTGAGCAGATAAAGAAAGACGATAAGATCATTTCTGAACATCTTTCTAAAAACAATATCACCGCAACAAAAACTGCAAAGGGTGTATATGTTACGATCTCTAACCCGGGTGCAGCAGAAAAAGCAGCCGACGGACAGCAGGTATCTGTAAAATATACAGGTATGAGCTTTGATGGTACTAAGTTCGATTCAAATGTTGATTCCACTTTTGGTCACCTCGATCCATATACATTTGTATTGGGCAGTGTTCCTCCGGGCAGCATTGCAGGTTTTGAAGATGCCATTAAACAAATTGGCAAAGGTGGTAAGTTAAAAGCTTATATCCCTTCTGCATTGGCTTATGGTGCTCAAGGTTCACCTCCCAGAATTAAAGCAAACGAAAGCCTGGTATTTGAAATTGAGTTGATCGATGTTACTACTCCTAAGCCGGCGGCTCCGCCAGCTCCGGGTGGTAATCCAGGCGGACAACAATAAGAAATTAATTCATCAATAAGAAAAAAGGAAACAGTTTGACTGTTTCCTTTTTTTATTTACTAAATGTTTGTTTGCAGTTATGCTTGACAGTAAGTTTCGTAAAGCTTAATTGTTTCCATTGCTTCTTTTACATCATGTACACGCAGAATGCTTGCAGCTTTTGTAAGTGCAATGGTATTTAACACGGTTGTTCCGTTCAATGCTTCTTCCGGAGTAATCTTTAATGTTTTCCAGATGGTTGATTTGCGGCTGAGCCCTGCCATTATCGGTACATGAAAAATTTGTAAAGCCTCCATGGTTTTCAGTAATTGGAAATTGTGAGTAATGGTTTTGCCGAATCCAAAACCGGGATCAAGAATAAGATCAACAATGCCTGCTGCTTTGCAAGAAGTTGTTTTCTGTATAAAGTAATCAACCACTTCTCGTGTGATGTTTTCATAAGCAGGGTTTTGCTGCATTGTATCGGGCGTGCCCTGCATATGCATGGCAATAAATGGAACGTTTAACGATGCAACAGTTGAAAGCATTGCTGCATCCATATCACCTGCACTAATGTCGTTCACCATATCAATACCTGCCGCAACGGCTTCGCTCGCCACTTTTGCATGATAGGTATCAATCGAAAGAAAGACGGAAGGGAATTCTTTTTTGATGGCTTCAATTGCAGGTAACACACGCTTCAATTCTTCATCAGCAGTTAAACGATCACTGCCGGGCCGGGTACTTTGCCCGCCAATATCGAGTATCGTAGCACCTTCATTGATCATTTGCTCTGCTTTCTTCAATACTTCGGTTTGCTCAATACGGCTGCCGCTGTAAAATGAATCGGGTGTAATGTTGAGAATTCCCATCACCACCGGTTTATCCAGCACCAATAATCTTCCTTTGCAGTTGAGTGTGTACATTGTATTTTTGGGAACTTGGTTGCTTTTGAAGCAATAAGTTCAGCACGAATTAACGAAACAATTTTCAACCGTTCATGAATACGATCGAGCAATATACGCAGGCAGTAAATCAATGCAGGGATATCTTTAAGAAAAAGACGAGTGACTATGGCACTTCATGGCGGGTGTATCGTACTATTTCTATTGTTGATCAGATCTACATCAAAGCAAAACGTATACGCACCATCCAGGAAAAACAGGAACAAAAGATCGGCGATACCATTGCTTCTGAATTTAAAGGTATCTTGAACTATGCAGTGATGGGTTTAATTCAACTGGAACTGCCGCCGAGTCAAAATGATGAGTTACCTGTTGAAAAAGTAATGGAGTTGTACAACGATAAAATTACAAAAGCGCAATTGCTGATGCTCGATAAGAATCATGATTATGGTGAAGCATGGCGTGAAATGAGCCAGGAAAGTTTTGTTGACCTGATGCTGGCCAAGCTGCAACGCATCCGCCAGATATTGCAAAACGATGGCAAGACTTTAGTGAGTGAAGGGATCGATGCCAACTATTATGACATTATCAACTATGCAATATTTGGTTTGATCCTGATTGAAGAGGGAGCACACAAAGGATGATGTTTGATTTCTGATGCAGGGTTTATGATTGGGGATTTTAGATTGACGATTGGTATTGCCAATTAACTATTGCCTATTGACTTTTGCTATTCACCATTGACCATTCACAATTCACAACATGAATAAATCGCTTACACTTTCCCGTTGGTTCGTTGGTATTCTTTTTATTTTCTCCGGCTTAGTTAAAGCAAATGATCCGTTGGGATTAAGCTATAAGATGCAGGAATTTTTTGAAGCCTGGGGTGTGCAGGGTTTTCATGATTATACCCTGACACTGTCGGTTTTGATGAATGCCTTCGAGATAATTGCAGGTGTGGCGGTGATCATTGGCTGGAGAATGAAACTATTTAGCTGGCTGTTATTGTTACTCATCATCTTTTTTACATTCCTTACAGGTTATGCATGGCTCGCCAAAAATGCAGATGGCACAGCTAAGTTTGCATCCTGTGGTTGCTTTGGCGATTGTTTGCCGCTAACCCCACAGCAGTCATTCTTAAAAGATATCCTGTTGCTTGTGTTGATCGGTTTCATTTTCAAATACCGTCATCTAATAAAATCATTGTTTAGGAAAGAGTTGGTCAATGCATTCCTCATTTTTGATGCAGCCTTGCTTTCATTTTTATTTCAGTGGTACACGTTAAAATATTTGCCGGTGGTTGATTGTCTGCCGTTCAAAAAAGGAAACAATATTATTGATTTGAGGAAGTTGCCTGCGGACGCAGTGCCTGATAAATACGAATATGAATTTGTGTATGAGAAGGATGGGAAACAGCAATCGTTTTCCATGAAAAACCTGCCTGATAGTACCTGGAAATTCGTTGACCGAAAGCAAACATTGGTTGAGAAAGGAAAGAACAACGAACCAAAAATCAAAGACTTTGATCTCAAAACGCCTGATGGTGCAGACATCTCTTCAGAAATACTGGAACAGAAGGGAACTTATTATTTATT
The DNA window shown above is from Lacibacter sp. H375 and carries:
- a CDS encoding class I SAM-dependent methyltransferase; protein product: MDRNYWERIAPNYSEEIFDVLKNDTSGKIVGAIEEVASKEKTVTDIGCAIGKWIPLLATAFKYVVATDISAINLDIAKEKCKDYPNVEYQRMDMSAYAITVTPCDVAVCINAILTDNLKKRINFFQSLNICLNQGGTLILVVPSLESKLYTNIIANRWNVDDDHKEKIESVEKAYALAKNIKQGVTDIDNVPTKHYLKEELELLLKLDGFTVDRVEKIDYTWKTEFNNPPKWLAEPHPWDWLCVARKD
- a CDS encoding GNAT family N-acetyltransferase translates to MSLITIRYATPADAELIAEMSRTSFYEAFAKDNTKEDMDIFMNEQFTKEELMNEVELSEGIFMLAYIDEEPVGYARLRLKNSLAHEQAIEIARIYALDKAIGKGVGKALMQECINKAIELKMKSIWLGVWEKNERAISFYQRWGFERFGEHQFLLGTDLQTDWLLKKTL
- a CDS encoding DUF3857 domain-containing protein; its protein translation is MRKLCLLVALILLCAKGWSQSILNYSSLTIPDSLKKDADAVYHLEETVIEIESPSKMTIRSHNIITALTKQALQHSRLRIGVDKLRKLEEASIKVYNDLGIEIARYKKKDFNLEGAYDGITLATDDKTYELNFPVPDPPYTIETEFEISCSALLDINPFFFGSTTESFKKSRYVVKSTVPVKFKAYNYTGSPAIITEGKKTVYTWELSNRTVHERERATYGPWVTLPWIDVSPAQFSYDGYAGSLESWKEFGKWAYPFYEEENPFKPERIDFFKSLIKDANNDEDKIAILYRYLQSDFRYVSIQFGIGGYKPFPVSFAEQKKYGDCKGLTHYMKNMLQAVGIKAHAALINAGGNEYPVDPMFASNLFNHVILCVPLKKDTVWLECTSKQTIPGVLGSFTENRHALLLTENGGILVKTPVSISKENKWIAKTDAELFDDGGAVLTSHIFVSGEFWEYVNAYISGQTKEDAKKALVNAFGYKVPDDFEIKILSDSADGHLVELKLAYTQYYDFKAGSKHFYPLRQYKLNDETIKPAETRKHEFLFDYPYIKTDLITYKLPEGFLTETVPPVKEISNDYLKYQNSIQLNDSKTKLSIATELQLHKHIVPPDKFNEVANSFEAIKKDEGQKIVLKKG
- a CDS encoding DUF3857 domain-containing protein, with the protein product MKGIIVLLLFFGLSYNSTAQKIASFGKIDKEEFALQECSYDKGAPAEYLLEVAEVRYYFTSSDFVNETRTRIRIKILNEKGLDLANVRIPFYKVGNRHRIGDIEGYTYNLNSAGEVEATKMEKKSVMEQKLDEDFDMKVFTLPNVKVGSVIEYRYDHSKRNSLEIEDWVFQRTLPVRYSEYNVEIPNNLEFTYMIRRTLPVKETTEGIRQAKRFIMTNIPGLDREPFMSTSKDYLQRLDFQLRSINGQPRMTTWPLLTDLLLDNENFGMQIKKNIYKHTELPASLKNISSPYEKLTTILNFVKKEVTWNGKSYFVTDEGIKNALEKHSGNSADMNLLLISLLRDAGLKAYPLLVSTRNNGKVNVTYPFLYQFNDVYVYTEINETPYIIDATNYSNPPFLVPWDVQFTEGFLVDKEVGKFVSLGDIQHRFRLVASILGEITPEGKVQGTANVVAYDYAKTERLRSLRKGEKNYIDEYFSSAHPEFQFDSLTYKNEKNDSLPLENLVQFHGSLSTSGDYLFYSPNFLMELEKNEFISDKRFTDVEFGYVQYYNMFTTLRFPAGFDLEELPKNIRMIMPDTSISLQRFVAKNDNSISMRYTLEIKRPTYYADEYPDFKAFYTKLFEMLNEQIVFKRKTNAKP
- a CDS encoding nucleoside-diphosphate kinase encodes the protein MSNRTFTMIKPDAMKNGHAGAILDKIIKAGFRIVALKQTKLTTETAGEFYAIHKERPFYGELVEFMSSGVIIAAILEKDNAVSVFRTLIGATDPAKADEGTIRKLYATSVGENAVHGSDSDDNAKIEGSFFFSGLEQY
- a CDS encoding DHH family phosphoesterase, whose translation is MQAINELYPLLLTPAKVVITTHQKPDPDAMGSSLGLYHLLVQLGHQVQVISPTNWAAFLDWMPGSEKVLNYEITIDKSNTIINEADWIFCLDFNALNRLKRMATVVGEAKGQRVLIDHHREPQTEVFAYGVSDVTKSSTCEMMYDFIVKSGHADKLNMDMMQCLYAGLIGDTGSFRFASASASVFEIVADFKRRGLEHTSIHENIYDNFLENRFRFIGHVLSNRLEIDYQLNTALIWVTKQDLLRYQIKTGDTEGLVNYPLGIQGIKLACIVIDRDEKRKWSFRSKGDFDCNTFARTHFNGGGHFNAAGGETDDSLDTTLKHFKEVIHNYKSQLETF
- a CDS encoding FKBP-type peptidyl-prolyl cis-trans isomerase, whose amino-acid sequence is MKTIQSIFVALLAVTVLASCGGGSFKKTKGGLLYKIVPGSKGKKVSAGKFFELQFGETRYKGSDKDTLLSDPANVGSQIVPFDSATLPPDYYAIFAQMAKGDSVIIRQSTDSIIKQSQGQGLPPFIKKGAFIVSTFKVLDVLDTKEDADKANLAIMERARTRDSIRAIEQIKKDDKIISEHLSKNNITATKTAKGVYVTISNPGAAEKAADGQQVSVKYTGMSFDGTKFDSNVDSTFGHLDPYTFVLGSVPPGSIAGFEDAIKQIGKGGKLKAYIPSALAYGAQGSPPRIKANESLVFEIELIDVTTPKPAAPPAPGGNPGGQQ
- the folP gene encoding dihydropteroate synthase: MYTLNCKGRLLVLDKPVVMGILNITPDSFYSGSRIEQTEVLKKAEQMINEGATILDIGGQSTRPGSDRLTADEELKRVLPAIEAIKKEFPSVFLSIDTYHAKVASEAVAAGIDMVNDISAGDMDAAMLSTVASLNVPFIAMHMQGTPDTMQQNPAYENITREVVDYFIQKTTSCKAAGIVDLILDPGFGFGKTITHNFQLLKTMEALQIFHVPIMAGLSRKSTIWKTLKITPEEALNGTTVLNTIALTKAASILRVHDVKEAMETIKLYETYCQA
- a CDS encoding DUF1599 domain-containing protein translates to MNTIEQYTQAVNQCRDIFKKKTSDYGTSWRVYRTISIVDQIYIKAKRIRTIQEKQEQKIGDTIASEFKGILNYAVMGLIQLELPPSQNDELPVEKVMELYNDKITKAQLLMLDKNHDYGEAWREMSQESFVDLMLAKLQRIRQILQNDGKTLVSEGIDANYYDIINYAIFGLILIEEGAHKG
- a CDS encoding BT_3928 family protein; this encodes MNKSLTLSRWFVGILFIFSGLVKANDPLGLSYKMQEFFEAWGVQGFHDYTLTLSVLMNAFEIIAGVAVIIGWRMKLFSWLLLLLIIFFTFLTGYAWLAKNADGTAKFASCGCFGDCLPLTPQQSFLKDILLLVLIGFIFKYRHLIKSLFRKELVNAFLIFDAALLSFLFQWYTLKYLPVVDCLPFKKGNNIIDLRKLPADAVPDKYEYEFVYEKDGKQQSFSMKNLPDSTWKFVDRKQTLVEKGKNNEPKIKDFDLKTPDGADISSEILEQKGTYYLLFLQNFNKLSTKDAWVKQMSKLGKNQKLIIVTSVPDIAKDFLASDIILSQMQLITCDVTAIKTAARAVPTLYKMNGPVVEGKWSAANFDQVK